A genome region from Manis javanica isolate MJ-LG chromosome 3, MJ_LKY, whole genome shotgun sequence includes the following:
- the COPB2 gene encoding coatomer subunit beta', protein MPLRLDIKRKLTARSDRVKSVDLHPTEPWMLASLYNGSVCVWNHETQTLVKTFEVCDLPVRAAKFVARKNWVVTGADDMQIRVFNYNTLERVHMFEAHSDYIRCIAVHPTQPFILTSSDDMLIKLWDWDKKWSCSQVFEGHTHYVMQIVINPKDNNQFASASLDRTIKVWQLGSSSPNFTLEGHEKGVNCIDYYSGGDKPYLISGADDRLVKIWDYQNKTCVQTLEGHAQNVSCASFHPELPIIITGSEDGTVRIWHSSTYRLESTLNYGMERVWCVASLRGSNNVALGYDEGSIIVKLGREEPAMSMDANGKIIWAKHSEVQQANLKAMGDAEIKDGERLPLAVKDMGSCEIYPQTIQHNPNGRFVVVCGDGEYIIYTAMALRNKSFGSAQEFAWAHDSSEYAIRESNSVVKIFKNFKEKKSFKPDFGAESIYGGFLLGVRSVNGLAFYDWDNTELIRRIEIQPKHIFWSDSGELVCIATEESFFILKYLTEKVLAAQETHEGVTEDGIEDAFEVLGEIQEIVKTGLWVGDCFIYTSSVNRLNYYVGGEIVTIAHLDRTMYLLGYIPKDNRLYLGDKELNIVSYSLLVSVLEYQTAVMRRDFGMADKVLPTIPKEQRTRVAHFLEKQGFKQQALTVSTDPEHRFELALQLGELKIAYQLAVEAESEQKWKQLAELAISKCQFGLAQECLHHAQDYGGLLLLATASGNASMVNKLAEGAERDGKNNVAFMSYFLQGKLDACLELLIRTGRLPEAAFLARTYLPSQVSRVVKLWRENLSKVNQKAAESLADPTEYENLFPGLKEAFVVEEWVKETHADLWPAKQYPLVTPNEERNVMEEAKGFQPSRSAAQQELDEKPDSAYQLIMASHTANKEEKSLLELEVDLDNLELEDIDTTDINLDEDILDD, encoded by the exons CCTCTGCGACTGGATATCAAGAGAAAGCTAACTGCTCGATCTGATCGAGTTAAGAGTGTGGATTTGCATCCTACAGAGCCATGGATGTTGGCAAGTCTTTACAATGgcagtgtgtgtgtttggaatCATGAAACACAG ACACTGGTGAAAACATTTGAAGTGTGTGATCTTCCTGTTCGAGCTGCAAAGTTTGTTGCAAGAAAGAATTGGGTTGTAACAGGAGCG gatgATATGCAGATTAGAGTGTTCAATTACAATACTCTGGAGAGAGTTCATATGTTTGAAGCACACTCAGACTACATTCGCTGTATTGCTGTTCATCCAACCCAGCCTTTCATTCTAACGAGCAGTG ATGATATGCTTATTAAACTCTGGGACTGGGATAAAAAATGGTCTTGCTCACAAGTGTTTGAAGGACACACCCATTATGTTATGCAGATCGTGATCAACCCCAAAGATAACAATCAGTTTGCCAGCGCATCTCTGGACAGGACCATCAAG GTGTGGCAGCTGGGCTCCTCCTCCCCAAACTTCACTCTGGAGGGACATGAGAAAGGTGTGAATTGCATTGACTACTACAGTGGTGGCGACAAACCATACCTCATTTCAGGTGCAGACGACCGTCTTGTTAAAATATGGGACTATCAG AACAAAACATGTGTACAGACACTGGAGGGACATGCACAAAATGTGTCTTGTGCCAGTTTTCATCCTGAGTTGCCAATTATCATCACAGGTTCAGAAGATG gaACGGTGCGTATTTGGCATTCAAGTACCTATCGCCTTGAGAGTACACTGAATTATGGAATGGAGAGGGTGTGGTGTGTAGCTAGTCTGAGAGGGTCCAACAATGTTGCTTTGGGCTACGATGAAGGGAGCATCATTGTTAAG CTTGGTCGGGAGGAACCTGCCATGTCCATGGATGCCAATGGGAAGATAATTTGGGCCAAGCATTCAGAAGTCCAGCAGGCCAACCTGAAAGCAATGGGAGATGCTGAAATTAAAGATGGAGAAAGATTGCCACTGGCAGTAAAGGATATGGGCAGTTGTGAAATATACCCTCAGACTATTCAGCACAATCCTAATGGGCG GTTTGTTGTGGTGTGTGGTGATGGCGAGTATATCATCTACACAGCAATGGCATTGAGAAACAAGAGCTTTGGGTCTGCCCAGGAGTTTGCATGGGCCCACGATTCTTCAGA ATATGCAATAAGAGAGAGCAACAGTGTTGTAAAGATATTTAagaactttaaggaaaaaaagtcatttaaaccAGACTTTGGAGCTGAAA GTATATATGGAGGCTTCCTCTTGGGAGTGAGATCTGTAAATGGTTTAGCTTTCTATGACTGGGACAATACAGAACTTATACGCAGAATTGAAATTCAGCCCAAACAC ATTTTCTGGTCTGACTCTGGAGAGCTAGTCTGTATTGCCACTGAAGAGTCATTTTTTATCCTTAAGTATCTGACAGAAAAAGTCTTGGCTGCACAGGAAACACATGAGGGAGTTACTGAAGACGGCATTGAAGATGCCTTTGAG gtTCTTGGTGAGATTCAGGAAATTGTGAAAACAGGGCTGTGGGTAGGCGATTGCTTCATTTACACAAGTTCTGTGAACAGATTAAATTACTATGTTGGAGGAGAAATAGTCACCATTGCCCACTTGGACAG GACAATGTATCTACTGGGCTACATTCCTAAAGACAACAGGCTTTATCTTGGGGATAAAGAACTCAACATCGTTAGCTACTCCCTACTGGTTTCAGTACTGGAATACCAGACAGCTGTCATGCGAAGGGACTTTGGCATGGCTGATAAAGTCCTTCCTACCATTCCAAAAGAGCAGAGGACCAGAGTTGCACACTTTTTGGAAAAGCag GGCTTTAAGCAGCAAGCTCTTACAGTATCCACAGATCCTGAGCATCGCTTTGAACTTGCACTTCAGCTTGGAGAACTAAAAATTGCATACCAATTAGCAGTGGAAGCAGAG TCAgaacagaaatggaaacaacttgCCGAACTTGCCATCAGTAAATGTCAGTTCGGCCTCGCGCAGGAGTGCCTGCACCACGCCCAGGACTACGGCGGTCTGTTGCTTCTGGCCACCGCTTCTGGAAATGCTAGTATGGTGAACAAACTAgcagagggagcagagagagatgGCAAGAATAACGTGGCCTTCATGAGCTACTTTTTACAGGGCAA GCTTGATGCTTGCCTGGAGCTCTTGATTAGGACTGGGCGACTGCCAGAAGCTGCTTTCCTGGCCCGGACTTACTTACCCAGTCAGGTTTCTAG GGTGGTGAAACTCTGGAGAGAAAATCTCTCAAAAGTCAATCAGAAAGCAGCAGAGTCCCTTGCTGATCCAACAGAGTATGAAAACCTTTTCCCTGGATTAAAAGAAGCCTTTGTTGTGGAAGAATGGGTGAAGGAGACACATGCTGACCTGTGGCCAGCCAAACAATACCCACTTGTCACG ccaaatgaagaaagaaatgttatGGAAGAGGCAAAAGGCTTCCAGCCCTCAAGATCTGCAGCTCAGCAG GAACTTGATGAGAAACCTGATTCTGCTTATCAACTTATCATGGCCTCCCACACAGCcaacaaagaagaaaag AGTTTACTTGAACTGGAAGTTGATTTGGATAATTTGGAACTAGAAGATATTGACACAACAGATATCAACCTAGATGAAGATATTTTAGATGACTGA